In Cryptococcus neoformans var. neoformans B-3501A chromosome 3, whole genome shotgun sequence, the DNA window CCAGGTTACTGTTCTCTGGCCTGCTTACCATGCTTGCGCTGTTGATTTGATACAAGGAACTCTTTATTTAGAGAAGATGGATACACACAGGAGATGTATACGCCTAGCCATATTCACTCGCAGTACGTACGTACTATCGACCGGCTGTGATCATCGCCGCGATACGTCGGGGGCCCCGCATCACGTTCCGAGCTTTTATTTATCTCTTGTTTTTTTCCTTCGGCGTGACTTCATTTCCCATTCACCTCCCAATCCCCCCAATCCATCTCCTTAGACACCTATCTTCACCATCCCATCACCATAGATCAACTCACCATGTCAAACGAGGAggctgaaaagaagatagcGGTCGAGGGTCAAGAGCCTATTGATGAGATgccgaaggagaagacgaaagaGCAAGCGAATGAGTGAGCCTCATCTGATTTTAGGACTGCTGTAATGGACACGACTGATTACCATGTCAGTGAAAGCTCCCAAGTCAAGGATCACGACTTTTATTTCAACTTTTACTCATCCCTTCAGAATCAGCAAGTTGCAGTTTCCATCAGAGCGTTTATCaaggccaaaaaaaaacagcTAACTAATAACCTCCGTTCCATCACAGAGCAAACATGATTGGGGACGTGGCACGTACAGGAACTTATAGGAAAGCTATCCTTGGTAATGCAGCGGTGGCGTTTGCTGGAAAGACGGTGCTCGATGTCGGTGCTGGTGAGTTTTGGCAATGGGATTCCTCGCGAGAGTCTCGTATGATAAGGTGTGGGATGCTAACGCCTAGGGAAAAACAGGTTCTGGAATCTTGTCCTATATGTCTGCTCAAGCGGGTGCCAATCAAGTCATTGCTCTTGAAGCTTCCTCAATGGCTGAAAAGATTGAAATCGTTCGTCGTTCCCTTTTTGTAAACACGCAACAACATGATCGCTGACACAGCTGCTTATACAATAGATGGTCAAAGCTGCCAAGAGCGGCCGGACGAACCCACACCTCAAAGACCGTATACGGATTGTCCGAGGTATGGTGGAGAATAAAAGAGTCCAAGAACAAGTGTTACAGACTGGTAAAGTCGATACTATCGTATCGGAACCTATCGGCGTGATGCTTTTGCACGAACGAATGGTCGGTCTACAGCAGTAGCAAGAGAACCCAGCTTCTGATATGCTTCATGTGTAACCTTGTACTGACTGTTCATCTTTGGCAGGTCGAATCATTCATCCTCGCGCGTGATCTTTTCCTCAAACCTGGAGGTCAGCTCTTACCCTCAGCTGGAcatatcttcttctgccccTTCTCAGACGAAGGTCTTTATAATGAAACTGATCAAAAGGCGCAATTCTTCAACAACACCCTGTTTGGTAAGAAAGAAAATTCTCCTGATTCACCCTTTTCGAAGCATGGGCGGGCTGATTTGGTGTTGATGTGCTTCTAGGAACCGACTTTTCTGCATTATACGACGCCgcgagagaagaagtaTTCGGTAAGCATCTGACAACTTGTCCTTGACAATCACACCGATTTTTTTCTGAAACTAATTTAAAACGCACTAGCCCAACCCGTCATCGGCATGTTCCCACCTACCAGCCTTATATCCACCCCTTGTCCTCCTAAATCTTTCGACTTTTACACCTGCTCCAACGACGATCTTCTCGAATTCACCATCCCCATTGACTTTATCGTCTCCCGCACTTCTCTCGTACACGGTCTGGCCTCGTGGTTCGATCTCGACTTCCAGCCGAGGCCAGCGCCAACGGAGGAAGACGTAAACTGGAATTTCCCCGTGGCGCCCAATAGCGCTTGGCAGTGGATGACGCAGGAGCAGCCGCTGAATCCTGGTCCCACcccgcctccaccagccGACGGGCTCACGGTGACACTTTCAACAGGGCCTAATGGTGAGTAggcttccttttttttctttccttgaGCGCTGTAGCCGTTAACACGTGTCTCGCCATTGTTGAAAACCAGTCCCTCGTACACACTGGCAGTAAGCGCccgccttttccctctaTACAAAATCGACTTTGCCGCTGACGTTTGTTCCACCTctcaccttttctttcccctctGCTCGCTTACCCGACTCTTCCCCCACCCACAGACAAGcccgcctcctcctccctgAACCCCTCGCAGTCAACAAGGCCGAACGTCTCACCGGCTCCATCCACTTCAAAGTCAACGATGCCCGCTCATACGACCTTGTCTTGGATCTGCAAGTAAACCGGCCCGGACCGGAATGGGATCCGAATCCGTTGAAAAGGAGGGCAAAGTATGCGTTGCAGCAGCAGTGTTTCAAGTGAGTTTTGCTGCCGTGTTGTGATTGCATTTTATAATTGAACGATGCTGATGGGCCCCCTTTTTCTTATTCTTCGTcattctttttgtttttgtttctCAACGCATTATTAGTTATTCGTATAACCCTGATGCGAATATGGGTACAGTGGGATTCAATGGTTTGCCTGCCTAAGAAGGCACCAAACAGGTGGTTCTGAACCTTTGGGGCTTTTTGGCGACATTCCTGAAAGTATCTTGGATTGCTTgtgtttctttttttttccttttttttggtgtATATACCAGATAAAAATTGTTCCAATCAACAGCTGGgacaagaggaaggcgagggggagagggaacgAAGATcaccccccccccccccgtTCTGTTTTCTTTGGATCGATTTACCTATTTACGAATCTGTCAATTAGAATTACCAAGattttatttttttatACAGtgccttttcccttcaAAAACCAAATCCAATGCAAGAAGGATATCCTTGTGCAAAAAGAAATGGAGTTTTTGGTGTTTTCCCGATCTAATCTACAATCTTgaacccttcttcttcttcttccatctcccccgcccccccaAAAACCCCCCTCACCCCAACCCCAGCCAAGACACAGCCCTCCCCCAACTTCTCCCTCAACCAACCCCTCGCTTCCAGCCCGGTACAATGCAGCGGTACCACCCACCGCGGCCTCGGCTGGACTCTGCGGGTGATGAAGTCGATCGTCTGTCGTGCGGGCTGGTGGGCAGTGGGAACGAGGTGGAGGCCGGCGATGAGGGCGTGGATGGGGCgggagaggggaaggagggaggtgaGGACGTTGGATATGCCGGCGTGGGAGCAACTGGAGATTGTCAGGGTTCAGGGGTGAACAGGATGGTGTGGATGGGACGTACGAGCTGAAGACGACGAGACCTTTACCTTTGACGTCTACCACGACGTACCGTTCATCCATAATCATCTAAATTggtaaaaaaaaaaaaggggggagATCCATCATTTTGAGCAAGTCCCGATAACACACAACAAAAGAACCGGAGAACTCACTGTATCGGTAAaccacccttcctcccccgtactctcatccttctcccaccTCACCCCTCCCACCACCCCCTTTTCGTAATCCACAACTCTTTTAATCTCTCCGCTCACCCCGATCCCCGTCTTCCCCTGGTCCCCGTTTCCGCTTTTGGAACCAACGACAATCTCATGAGGCTCATCGTGCAAATCGACTTTTCCACCGGCGGCTTTGATCTCCTCAAAGGTAGGGTCAGCGGGGAGGTTGCAGAATGGTTCGGGGTTGGACGGGCGGGCGATGCCTCTGCGGGTGGGGCgggatggatggaggtCGATTTGAAGTTTGGTTCTGGTTATTCCTTCTTGTTGCGCCTGCTGCGCCTGCTGCTCCTGCTGCTCCTGGCGCAGCTCGAGAACTCTTACAATCCCACCGGAATGATCTCTATGCCAATGCGAAAGGACAAGCGCATCAAGCTGCACGAGGTCCACCGACATGGCAGCCACGTTCCGCTCAATCGTCTTTGGTTCCGGTCCAGAGTCGAGGAGAACCGAGTAGGTGTTTCCGCCTATGGTCGTTTTCTACCGGTTTTCCCCgcaaggagagaagaaccAAAACGCAGGAACCAAGATATCAGATATCAACGAGGTGTGTAATGATCCTTGGATCAAAGAAAGGGAATCacagagagagggagagacaCGTACGAGGAGGATAGAGAGACCATGGGCGCCACAGCAATAGTTGTCAAAATCCATGATGGGTAGACCTGTAAGGGGGTCTTTGGGAGCATCGGGCGAGGCGAGATGCTGCGGCAGTTCATGGGTAAACTCTGAAGGCAAGGTGGAAAACCTGCCATGTTTAGTCAGCTTTCACTTTGTACAGGCCGCAGGAAACTATGACTAGACTGCATTTACCATTCGACAACTGGGAGGTCGTGGTCAGTACAAGTATTTGGATAGGCAGGGAGTAGACGTACAGTTAtcgacgaggatgaggaccTCGAGTTTGTCTACCGGAGTCAAGTCCAGTGGGGGAGACATGATAGGCGTGGTGGGAAAGAGctgaaaggaaaagatcgAGCGAGAGTGACGTAAGGTGGGGCGAGAGATAAGATTGTGTGCCTGGATCCATCATTTCCAGTACTTCGAGATGCATGACGGCAGTATGGTACTGGTACAGTCTGGATTGTCTGGAGACGTCTGCTATGACATGCTGGTGCATTGCGTGCCTCGTGCCTGGTCTATCCGCGCAGGCGGCGCTGAACACGTCACGTGACTGCCCAACCACGCTGTCTCATCTCCGCTGCAACTGGTCTCCCTCATCCCAACCGCCATGGCCGCCCTCGTGTCGCTCCTCCGCGCCCGCCCCGGGCCCCGGCTGCCTGTGGCCGCCCGCGCCACGCTCGCCACCCGCCTCCAGTCCACCGCCCCGCCGCCTTACGTGATCAACGGCCAGGCGTTCCCACGTGACGCGCACTCGAACACGCCCCcctccatcctcgccaAGACAGACCGCAGCCTCCACCTGCGCCCCGCCCACCCGatcgccatcctccgccGGATCATCGAGCGCCACTTTGCCGACTACACCCCCCTCGCGCCCGCCTCCCCCGCCGTGTCCGTGTGGCAGAACTTTGACCAGCTCGGCTTCCCCCCCGACCACCCGGGCCGCAGCCCGTCGGACAGCTACTACCTCAACAAAGACTACATGCTGCGCACCCACACCAGCGCCCACGAGGTCGAGAGCTACCGCCGCGGCCTCGACAGGTGGCTGCTCAGCGCAGACGTGTACAGGCGGGACGAGATCGACGGCTCGCACTACCCCGTCTTCCACCAGATGGAGGGCACGCACGTCTGGCCGGTCTCCGAGCTCCATACGCTGCCCGCGCTCAACGCCCAGCTCGAGGCGTCCCTCGCAGCGTGCCCGATCCTCATCGAGGACACCACCCGGATCTCGCCCTCCAACCCGTACCAACCCACCCACGACCCCGTCCACGCGGCCGAAATCACGAAACACCTCAAGCACTCGCTCAACGGCCTCATCTTCCGTCTTTTCGGCCACGTGGCCGCCCAAAGGCAGGGCGGAGGAGCGCCAAAGGAACCCCTCCGCGTCCGCTGGATCGAGGCGTATTTCCCGTTCACCTCGCCGAGCTACGAAGTCGAAGTCTGGTGGGAGGGCGAATGGCTCGAACTGCTGGGGTGCGGCGTCGTCATGCAGAAGACACTGGACGAAGCCGGCGTGCCCGACAAGGCAGGCTGGGCATTCGGACTCGGCCTCGAACGGCTGTCCATggtcctcttctccatccctgATATCCGTCTGTTCTGGACAACCGACCAGCGCTTCCACTCGCAGTTTTCACAGGACCAGATCACGACGTTTGTACCGTACAGTCGCTACCCCGAATGCTATAAAGACATGAGCTTTTGGCTGCCCGTGGGGTCCGTCGGAGTCGCCGGGAGCGAGGGCGAAACTAAAACAGGTAGCGGCAGTGCTGCAGCAGGAGTGAGCGCAGCCggggggaagggaagagtgTTCCACGAGAATGATTATTTTGAAATCGTCCGAGAAGTCGCAGGCGATCTCGTCGAGACCGTCTCCCTTGTACGTCCcgtctctctctctctccctcgccATAACTGACTCCCCCCGCCCAGATCGACGAATTCACCCACCCGAAAACCAACCGCCAATCCCGATGCTACCGACTCAACTACAGGCACATGGACAGGTCGTTATCAAACGAGGAAGTGAATGTGTTGCAGCAAGAGGTGCagaagagggtggtggaggagatggggattGAGATGCGGTAGGGCGTGGGCCGGGCGGAGAAGCAGAATGGGGGATGGGGATTTTAGATTTTCTATTTGCATCCAAAGAGGCCATCTAGGCATCTTCCAACATTATACATCTATGCACGACTCAATTTCAGTCCCATAGAACACATCTGGTGATTGGTTCGGGTCCTGTTCTTGACATTTCAGATACATTCCATCCCATTCACTCCCACACTCATTTCTTAATCTCCACCCTTAAGTCTTCTGTCTTCCAATCTTTCAATGTCCGATTTCCGAGTTCCAAATTGTGTTTTGTTTCCTTTGGATGATAAAAAACTGATTTGGAGAGTTGCAAGTGACAGCTAGAATAAGAGTAAAAGAATAAAGTA includes these proteins:
- a CDS encoding hypothetical protein (Match to ESTs gb|CF183864.1|CF183864, gb|CF183863.1|CF183863, gb|CF183482.1|CF183482; HMMPfam hit to FDX-ACB, Ferredoxin-fold anticodon binding domain, score: 97.0, E(): 4.6e-26; HMMPfam hit to tRNA-synt_2d, tRNA synthetases class II core domain (F), score: 243.9, E(): 2.7e-70): MAALVSLLRARPGPRLPVAARATLATRLQSTAPPPYVINGQAFPRDAHSNTPPSILAKTDRSLHLRPAHPIAILRRIIERHFADYTPLAPASPAVSVWQNFDQLGFPPDHPGRSPSDSYYLNKDYMLRTHTSAHEVESYRRGLDRWLLSADVYRRDEIDGSHYPVFHQMEGTHVWPVSELHTLPALNAQLEASLAACPILIEDTTRISPSNPYQPTHDPVHAAEITKHLKHSLNGLIFRLFGHVAAQRQGGGAPKEPLRVRWIEAYFPFTSPSYEVEVWWEGEWLELLGCGVVMQKTLDEAGVPDKAGWAFGLGLERLSMVLFSIPDIRLFWTTDQRFHSQFSQDQITTFVPYSRYPECYKDMSFWLPVGSVGVAGSEGETKTGSGSAAAGVSAAGGKGRVFHENDYFEIVREVAGDLVETVSLIDEFTHPKTNRQSRCYRLNYRHMDRSLSNEEVNVLQQEVQKRVVEEMGIEMR